The following proteins are co-located in the Clostridiales bacterium genome:
- a CDS encoding BMC domain-containing protein produces MKDELIALGMVETRGAVGAVEAADAMVKAANVSLIGKVKVGGALVTVMVRGDVGAVKAAVDAGAAAAERVGELVSCHVIPRPHQDLEQILPKLPTDKAVKEKANA; encoded by the coding sequence ATTAAGGATGAATTAATCGCATTGGGAATGGTTGAAACGAGAGGCGCTGTAGGCGCTGTAGAGGCAGCGGATGCCATGGTGAAAGCTGCCAATGTGAGCTTGATCGGAAAGGTTAAAGTTGGAGGCGCACTGGTAACCGTTATGGTAAGAGGTGACGTTGGTGCTGTGAAGGCCGCAGTGGATGCTGGCGCCGCGGCTGCAGAAAGAGTCGGAGAGCTGGTAAGCTGCCATGTCATTCCAAGACCCCATCAGGATCTGGAACAGATTCTGCCCAAACTTCCTACAGATAAAGCTGTGAAGGAAAAGGCCAACGCATAA
- a CDS encoding response regulator, with translation MGYLSVLLADDEVLTRLDIREHLTKEGHIVCGEAGNGLDVLELARLTNPDIALLDIKMPGLDGIEVASQLKLMGVPTVLMTAYYQPAFINRAEKVGVYGYLNKPIRQQDIIPALHIAYGRWKEVQKLSKEIDLIKKKIEYQKRIERAKGIYALKHGITEFEAHNAILKLSMASSKPLFHVCDEIIRNG, from the coding sequence ATGGGTTATTTATCAGTGTTGCTGGCAGATGATGAAGTGTTGACCAGGCTTGATATTCGGGAACATTTAACAAAGGAAGGACATATCGTCTGCGGCGAAGCAGGAAACGGCCTGGATGTATTAGAATTGGCCAGACTGACCAATCCGGACATTGCACTGCTGGACATAAAAATGCCGGGACTTGATGGGATTGAAGTGGCTAGCCAGCTGAAGCTAATGGGGGTTCCTACAGTGCTTATGACGGCATATTATCAGCCGGCTTTTATTAATCGGGCGGAGAAGGTCGGGGTCTATGGATACTTGAATAAGCCGATTCGTCAGCAGGACATCATACCAGCGCTGCATATTGCTTATGGGCGGTGGAAAGAGGTGCAGAAGCTTTCCAAAGAGATCGATCTGATCAAAAAGAAAATCGAGTATCAGAAGAGAATTGAACGGGCAAAGGGAATCTATGCGTTAAAGCACGGCATCACCGAGTTTGAGGCGCACAACGCAATTTTAAAATTATCGATGGCAAGCAGTAAGCCACTATTTCATGTATGTGATGAAATTATAAGAAACGGGTAA
- a CDS encoding ethanolamine ammonia-lyase subunit EutB, whose amino-acid sequence MKLITKLFGHTYQFKDIKQVLAKANELKSGDISANIAAEDSAERIAAKIVLSELSLDDLRKNPVVPGEIDEVTRIIDSDVNETIYSDIKNWSVAELREFILNTETTGDQIKRISRGMTSEMVAAAAKLMGNLDLILGASKIKITAHCNTTIGLPGTLASRLQPNHTTDSPEGILASMREGLSYGTGDAIIGLNPVDDSVEATMRSLNTIYEFVEQWDIPTQICVLAHITTQMEACRKGAPTHCLFQSIAGSQVANEAFGINKELLDEAYSLGLKYGRGTGPNIMYFETGQGSELSSGGHHGSDQVTMEARCYGLARHYNPFLVNTVVGFIGPEYLYDARQVIRAGLEDHFMGKLTGISMGCDACYTNHMKADQNDIENLAVLLTAAGCNYFMGIPMGDDIMLNYQCTSYHDVAALREVLRVKPLPEFNAWCEKMGILRDGKLTPMAGDASMFTK is encoded by the coding sequence TTGAAATTAATTACGAAATTGTTCGGGCATACATACCAATTTAAAGATATCAAACAGGTTCTGGCCAAGGCCAACGAACTGAAATCAGGAGACATTTCCGCCAATATTGCAGCAGAGGACTCAGCAGAAAGAATCGCAGCTAAAATTGTGCTGTCGGAGCTTTCGCTGGATGATTTGCGGAAAAATCCTGTAGTGCCAGGCGAAATCGATGAAGTAACAAGGATCATCGACTCTGACGTGAACGAAACGATCTATAGCGATATCAAGAATTGGTCGGTAGCAGAATTAAGAGAATTTATCTTGAATACAGAGACCACAGGAGATCAGATCAAGCGGATCAGCAGAGGAATGACCTCTGAGATGGTAGCAGCTGCGGCGAAGCTCATGGGCAACCTGGATCTGATTCTGGGTGCTTCCAAGATTAAAATCACAGCCCACTGCAATACCACCATCGGCCTTCCCGGAACTTTGGCATCCAGACTGCAGCCAAATCATACCACAGACTCTCCCGAGGGGATTCTTGCCAGCATGAGAGAAGGCCTGTCCTATGGAACGGGAGATGCCATCATCGGGCTGAATCCGGTGGATGATTCTGTGGAAGCCACCATGCGGTCGTTAAACACGATCTATGAATTTGTAGAGCAATGGGATATTCCAACGCAAATTTGTGTGCTGGCTCATATCACGACCCAGATGGAAGCCTGCAGAAAAGGTGCACCTACCCACTGTCTCTTCCAGTCCATCGCCGGATCACAGGTTGCAAATGAGGCCTTCGGCATCAATAAGGAGCTCCTGGATGAAGCATATTCTCTTGGTCTGAAATACGGAAGAGGAACCGGGCCAAATATCATGTACTTTGAAACGGGGCAGGGTTCAGAGCTGTCTTCAGGCGGTCATCACGGCTCCGATCAGGTTACCATGGAAGCCAGATGCTACGGCCTTGCCAGACATTACAACCCTTTCCTGGTCAATACAGTCGTGGGTTTTATCGGCCCCGAATACCTGTACGACGCACGTCAGGTTATCCGCGCAGGTCTGGAAGATCACTTCATGGGCAAGCTTACCGGAATCTCCATGGGTTGCGACGCTTGTTACACCAATCACATGAAGGCGGATCAGAACGATATCGAGAATCTTGCGGTACTGCTCACAGCTGCAGGCTGCAATTATTTCATGGGAATCCCCATGGGAGACGATATCATGCTGAATTATCAGTGTACCAGCTATCATGACGTTGCTGCTTTAAGAGAAGTTTTGAGGGTAAAGCCTCTGCCGGAATTCAATGCCTGGTGCGAAAAGATGGGCATTCTGAGAGATGGCAAACTGACTCCTATGGCTGGAGATGCCAGCATGTTTACGAAATAG
- the eat gene encoding ethanolamine permease, with protein MSEKVKEAEQLERTLKPLHLWALAVGLVISGNYFGWSYGYGTGGPLGLFIACIPVTIFYATFIFCYTEMATMIPHAGGPSAYARRAMGPAAGYFAGISCLIEFLFAPPAIALAVGGYIHNLVPAVPAIPATIVAFVVFVFINFLGMRTSAIFELVVTIIALVGLCIFWAAAAPHASMENFLQPLTENNGFEGFLQYIPGGWTGVMASVPFAIWFYLALEGGAMTAEEMVNPQKDIPKGFLTAMLTLFIMMCFTLYLTAGIVDYNVVSAVDFPLPAALEAVYGKGALTLIVNFLGLFGLVASLNGIIVGSSRQLYAMARTGYLPKLLATVNKKRHTPTAALITAGIIGIIAASTGLTSVVITLSVFGSVGLYFISLISFFQLRAKEPGLRRPFKVAAGNVVGGISMLMCIFCLVSLFITTVGVPLPESSLAYMIFGNAVVNPLIATVVIYVLAYVWFFIGGRKNIRPFDEEFDVMNDLDA; from the coding sequence ATGTCAGAAAAAGTAAAAGAAGCTGAACAGCTGGAAAGAACCTTAAAACCGCTCCACCTTTGGGCTTTAGCGGTGGGGTTGGTTATCTCAGGCAACTACTTCGGTTGGAGCTACGGTTACGGAACTGGAGGACCTTTAGGACTATTTATCGCTTGTATCCCGGTAACAATCTTTTATGCAACCTTTATCTTCTGTTATACGGAGATGGCAACGATGATTCCGCATGCAGGAGGTCCATCGGCCTATGCAAGAAGAGCCATGGGACCTGCCGCCGGATATTTTGCCGGCATCAGCTGCCTCATTGAGTTTCTCTTTGCTCCTCCGGCAATTGCACTTGCAGTAGGCGGATACATACATAATCTAGTTCCTGCTGTTCCTGCAATTCCCGCAACCATAGTTGCATTTGTTGTTTTCGTATTCATCAATTTCCTGGGAATGCGAACGTCGGCTATCTTTGAACTGGTCGTTACAATCATAGCCTTAGTAGGACTTTGTATTTTCTGGGCAGCAGCAGCGCCCCATGCCTCCATGGAGAATTTCCTGCAGCCATTGACAGAGAACAACGGCTTTGAAGGCTTTCTGCAGTATATCCCCGGTGGATGGACCGGCGTGATGGCTTCCGTACCTTTTGCTATCTGGTTCTACCTTGCACTGGAAGGCGGAGCGATGACTGCAGAAGAAATGGTCAATCCCCAGAAGGATATCCCCAAGGGCTTCTTAACAGCAATGCTTACACTTTTCATCATGATGTGCTTCACTCTATATCTCACTGCCGGTATTGTTGACTACAATGTTGTCTCCGCTGTGGACTTCCCGCTTCCTGCTGCGTTGGAAGCTGTCTATGGCAAAGGAGCACTCACTCTGATTGTAAACTTCTTAGGCTTATTTGGTCTGGTGGCATCTCTAAACGGTATTATTGTCGGTTCTTCAAGACAACTGTATGCAATGGCAAGAACAGGTTATCTTCCAAAGCTTCTTGCTACAGTCAACAAGAAGAGACATACCCCAACCGCAGCGCTGATTACTGCTGGCATCATTGGTATCATCGCAGCTTCCACAGGCTTGACCTCCGTAGTTATTACACTGTCCGTATTCGGATCGGTAGGTCTGTATTTCATCAGCTTGATCTCCTTCTTCCAATTACGTGCAAAAGAACCAGGTCTCAGAAGGCCGTTTAAAGTTGCAGCGGGAAATGTTGTTGGAGGAATCAGCATGCTCATGTGCATCTTCTGCCTTGTCAGCTTATTTATCACCACTGTAGGCGTTCCGCTTCCGGAATCCAGTCTGGCGTATATGATCTTTGGAAATGCTGTAGTCAATCCTTTAATTGCTACGGTTGTGATCTATGTGCTGGCGTATGTTTGGTTCTTTATCGGCGGCAGAAAGAACATCAGACCGTTTGATGAAGAGTTTGATGTAATGAATGATCTAGACGCATAA
- a CDS encoding HAMP domain-containing protein — protein MKWSVSRKIALMAGVLIVTASVALSLTAGYMSEAALMEQTNNSMQQYAKGSAAFVGAKVEKNLAVLNQLAEHPVITSMDWSQQRDLLLFELDELGYSTIAIAQPDGTMINAGTGESANVSERQYFKEVMQGKSVASDVVVNKVTNRPCVVEAVPIRINGSVAGVLMGARDVEYLSELTDGIGLGKKGYGFILGADGTYYAYPDRQVVADQINVFKDLNDGANSFGAKYEALGVGNTGVLEYELDGEARLSALTPVPGTGWTLGIANYRAEVVEGVSALKLSIVIITIVVSILGVLCAWFVGRQISKPIKNLKAAADQLALGDVEISLSVSTRDEIGELMTSFGTMADHIKDQALAAERIAKGDLTAELDPRSEKDVLALSMKSVIETLRALVSETRGLTESAAEGNLEARGNAEAFDGGFREIIEGVNRTLDGIVEPLSVALGYISKMADGENMELMENQYKGEYGKLIENLNQVRDTLYSLTSEAMGLAQATKRGNLSHRADVGRLRGGYARIMQGMNDSLDAVVNPLRIAAGYMEQIGRGEVPETINETYAGELEEIKNSINACIEGLDGLVKNRDILMGMSVNDYSQTASEEYQGIYADISRSINAASGLINRLVLVMRRVADGDLSDLERLRGMGRLSERDELMPAVITMMGAIQSLVDETSSLSDAAVEGRLENRGDASRFSGQYRSVVEGINQTLDAILSPITEASSVLEEMARGNLQVVVSGDYRGDHAKLKDNLNRTLGSLQDYVSEITRILSGVSEGNLDLTLEADYRGDFTEIKNSLNNIIVTLSQVMGDINTAAEQVASGSRQVSVGSQSLSQGSTEQASTVQQLTASISELASQTKKNAMDANEASQLAVTASEQASDGNRQMREMLSSMEAINESSANISKIIKVIDDIAFQTNILALNAAVEAARAGQHGKGFAVVAEEVRNLAARSAAAARETTDLIEGSVQKAQSGTKIANETATSLNVIVGGIEQAADLVRSIAEASNEQASGIAQINRGIEQVSLVVQNNSATAEESAAASEELSGQAELLKEMMSRFKINKNLAALGNSESIHADIALQPPVKEERITKIPVISLAEHELDKY, from the coding sequence ATGAAATGGAGTGTATCTAGAAAAATAGCACTGATGGCCGGTGTTCTCATCGTGACGGCATCGGTTGCCTTGAGTTTGACTGCGGGGTATATGAGTGAAGCTGCTCTCATGGAGCAGACCAATAACTCAATGCAGCAGTATGCAAAAGGGAGTGCCGCATTTGTAGGCGCCAAGGTGGAAAAAAATCTTGCTGTCTTGAATCAACTTGCGGAGCATCCGGTGATTACTTCCATGGACTGGAGCCAGCAGAGGGATCTTCTTTTGTTCGAGCTGGACGAATTGGGGTATTCGACCATCGCAATCGCTCAGCCTGATGGAACCATGATCAATGCAGGCACCGGAGAATCTGCCAATGTCAGTGAGCGTCAATACTTTAAAGAGGTCATGCAGGGAAAATCAGTGGCGTCTGATGTCGTGGTAAACAAGGTGACCAATCGCCCCTGTGTCGTTGAAGCAGTGCCGATCAGGATCAACGGCTCCGTTGCAGGAGTATTGATGGGTGCGAGGGATGTGGAATATCTGAGCGAGTTGACTGATGGAATTGGACTTGGAAAAAAGGGTTACGGCTTCATCCTTGGAGCAGATGGAACCTATTACGCCTATCCGGACAGACAGGTGGTTGCCGATCAGATCAATGTTTTTAAAGATCTGAATGACGGTGCCAATAGTTTTGGAGCCAAGTACGAAGCTTTGGGTGTAGGAAATACCGGCGTTCTCGAGTATGAACTGGACGGAGAGGCTCGTCTTTCGGCTCTGACGCCGGTGCCCGGCACAGGGTGGACCCTTGGTATTGCAAATTACCGTGCCGAGGTTGTTGAAGGCGTATCGGCCCTAAAATTATCGATCGTTATCATAACCATCGTTGTTTCAATCTTAGGAGTACTTTGCGCATGGTTTGTGGGCAGGCAAATCAGCAAACCAATCAAAAACCTAAAGGCGGCGGCGGATCAGCTGGCGCTTGGAGACGTGGAAATCTCACTGAGCGTTTCTACCAGGGATGAAATTGGTGAGCTTATGACTTCATTTGGAACAATGGCTGATCACATCAAAGATCAGGCTTTGGCTGCAGAGAGGATTGCCAAGGGCGATCTCACAGCGGAGCTGGATCCCAGATCGGAGAAGGATGTACTGGCTCTCAGCATGAAGAGTGTCATTGAAACCCTTAGGGCGCTGGTAAGCGAGACTCGGGGCCTTACAGAGTCCGCTGCAGAAGGGAATTTGGAAGCCCGTGGGAATGCAGAGGCTTTCGACGGCGGTTTCAGAGAAATCATAGAGGGCGTTAACCGTACGCTGGACGGAATTGTAGAGCCGCTGTCTGTGGCGTTGGGATACATCTCCAAGATGGCGGATGGCGAAAACATGGAGCTTATGGAAAATCAATACAAGGGTGAATACGGAAAGCTGATTGAAAATCTCAATCAGGTAAGGGACACCCTTTACAGTCTGACCAGTGAAGCAATGGGTCTGGCTCAAGCAACGAAAAGGGGAAATCTTTCTCATCGTGCAGATGTGGGGAGATTGAGAGGCGGATACGCAAGAATTATGCAAGGAATGAATGATTCTCTTGATGCAGTGGTAAATCCTTTGAGAATTGCAGCCGGCTATATGGAGCAAATTGGGAGGGGCGAAGTGCCGGAGACGATCAATGAGACCTATGCAGGTGAGCTGGAAGAAATTAAAAACAGCATCAATGCCTGTATTGAAGGTCTGGACGGTCTGGTGAAAAACAGGGATATCCTTATGGGTATGAGTGTCAACGATTATTCCCAAACCGCATCGGAGGAATATCAGGGTATTTATGCGGATATCAGCAGGTCTATTAACGCGGCATCAGGCCTTATCAATCGTTTGGTTCTTGTCATGAGAAGAGTTGCAGATGGTGATTTAAGCGATCTTGAACGGCTTAGAGGGATGGGAAGACTAAGTGAGCGGGATGAGCTAATGCCTGCGGTTATTACAATGATGGGGGCCATTCAATCTCTGGTGGACGAGACCTCATCTCTTTCCGATGCTGCTGTGGAGGGAAGGCTTGAGAACAGAGGTGACGCATCGAGGTTCAGCGGACAGTATCGAAGCGTAGTAGAAGGTATTAATCAAACGCTTGATGCAATTCTTTCGCCGATTACAGAGGCCTCGTCAGTTCTTGAAGAGATGGCAAGAGGAAACCTGCAGGTTGTAGTCAGCGGTGACTACAGGGGAGATCATGCAAAGCTGAAGGACAATCTAAACAGGACACTGGGAAGCCTTCAAGATTATGTCAGCGAGATCACGAGAATTCTGTCGGGAGTTAGTGAGGGGAATCTGGATCTCACTCTGGAAGCAGACTACAGAGGTGACTTCACAGAAATTAAAAACTCTCTGAACAATATCATTGTCACACTATCTCAAGTAATGGGAGATATCAACACAGCGGCAGAACAGGTAGCTTCTGGATCAAGGCAGGTTTCTGTCGGCAGTCAGTCCCTTTCCCAGGGTTCTACGGAGCAGGCAAGCACCGTACAGCAGCTGACCGCCTCCATTTCAGAGCTTGCGTCGCAGACTAAGAAAAATGCAATGGACGCAAATGAAGCCAGCCAGTTGGCCGTAACTGCCAGTGAGCAGGCATCTGACGGTAATCGCCAGATGCGGGAAATGTTGAGCTCCATGGAGGCAATCAATGAATCCTCGGCTAATATTTCAAAGATCATAAAGGTAATTGATGATATTGCGTTCCAGACCAACATTCTAGCGCTGAATGCCGCTGTTGAGGCTGCTAGAGCCGGTCAGCACGGAAAAGGCTTTGCAGTTGTGGCAGAGGAGGTTAGAAACCTCGCAGCTAGAAGTGCAGCTGCGGCCAGAGAAACCACCGACCTGATCGAGGGCTCTGTTCAGAAAGCACAAAGTGGAACGAAGATTGCCAATGAAACAGCTACCTCCCTCAATGTGATTGTAGGTGGAATCGAGCAGGCAGCCGATTTGGTTCGAAGCATTGCAGAAGCCTCAAATGAGCAAGCGTCAGGTATTGCACAGATCAACCGCGGGATTGAGCAGGTATCTTTGGTTGTTCAAAATAATTCCGCAACAGCGGAGGAAAGTGCAGCTGCCAGTGAGGAGCTTTCCGGACAGGCGGAACTATTGAAAGAAATGATGAGTAGATTTAAAATAAATAAAAATTTGGCGGCTCTGGGAAATTCCGAATCAATACATGCTGACATAGCCTTACAGCCGCCCGTGAAGGAAGAGCGTATCACGAAGATCCCGGTGATTTCTCTTGCAGAGCATGAGCTGGACAAGTATTAA
- the eutL gene encoding ethanolamine utilization microcompartment protein EutL, with protein sequence MIEPIKPQVLAVRLIPNVSYDLAQQLGLAPDQRSIGMLTATIDDATYTALDEATKRAEVEVVYAKSFYGGSGHASGPRSGEIIGILAGPNPAEVRAGIDACIDTLENEAFFYTHDGGDTAWYAHTISRTGSYLSKACGIQEGEPIAYLIACPLEAMFGIDAALKAAEVDMKVFYGPPSETNFGGALLTGSQSACKAACEAFQFAVIDVAQNPLKYLGG encoded by the coding sequence TTGATAGAACCCATAAAGCCACAGGTTTTGGCAGTTAGATTGATCCCCAACGTCTCATACGACCTGGCACAGCAGCTGGGCCTGGCGCCGGATCAAAGATCCATCGGTATGCTGACGGCTACCATCGACGACGCCACTTACACGGCACTGGACGAAGCAACGAAAAGAGCAGAGGTTGAAGTGGTGTATGCTAAGAGCTTCTATGGCGGATCCGGCCACGCATCGGGACCGAGAAGCGGTGAGATTATTGGGATTCTGGCAGGACCAAACCCTGCGGAAGTCCGGGCAGGAATAGACGCCTGTATCGATACCCTGGAAAACGAAGCATTTTTCTACACCCATGACGGTGGAGACACCGCCTGGTATGCTCATACCATATCAAGGACGGGAAGCTATCTGTCCAAAGCCTGCGGAATCCAGGAAGGAGAGCCTATTGCTTACCTCATCGCCTGTCCGCTGGAAGCCATGTTTGGAATTGACGCAGCCTTGAAGGCAGCAGAAGTTGACATGAAGGTATTCTATGGACCGCCGTCAGAAACCAACTTTGGCGGAGCATTGCTTACCGGTTCACAAAGCGCCTGCAAGGCCGCATGTGAGGCCTTCCAGTTTGCTGTTATCGACGTCGCACAGAATCCGCTGAAGTATCTTGGCGGTTGA
- the eutC gene encoding ethanolamine ammonia-lyase subunit EutC produces MSMEDNIKLIVEQVLKEIAVTEAAGNGTSPGGAIASSWTSAASVSTPGATVLAGTSVYDDADAEDLSTVDLQTQLLVPDPKNKDLYLDMKQSTSARIGVWRAGPRPLTQTLLRFRADHAVAQDSVMGEIAEEDAAKYNMIYVKSECRDKDEYLTRPELGRVLDGDSIKKLEKECERKPQVQILVADGLSSKAMEANIPDLYPAMLQGLQSMGIRVGTPIMAKYARVGLMDSIGEVIKPDVCVNLIGERPGLGTAESMSAYIVYNPRAGVIESERTVLSNIHKGGTPAVEAGAHIAALIKKILDAKASGVNLER; encoded by the coding sequence ATGAGTATGGAAGATAATATTAAACTGATCGTCGAACAGGTACTAAAGGAAATCGCCGTTACCGAGGCGGCAGGAAATGGAACTTCACCGGGGGGCGCGATTGCATCATCCTGGACTTCCGCTGCAAGTGTCTCAACACCGGGAGCAACCGTATTGGCAGGCACGTCGGTTTACGATGACGCAGACGCAGAAGATCTGTCCACCGTGGATCTGCAGACACAGCTGCTGGTTCCGGATCCGAAAAACAAAGATTTGTATCTGGATATGAAACAATCCACCTCTGCAAGAATCGGTGTGTGGAGAGCCGGTCCAAGGCCGTTGACACAAACCCTGCTAAGGTTCAGAGCGGACCACGCCGTAGCTCAGGACTCTGTCATGGGAGAAATAGCAGAGGAAGATGCGGCAAAATATAACATGATTTATGTTAAGTCAGAGTGCAGGGATAAGGATGAATATCTGACCCGGCCGGAGCTTGGAAGAGTGCTGGATGGTGACAGCATCAAAAAGCTGGAAAAGGAATGTGAACGTAAGCCTCAGGTTCAGATCCTCGTAGCGGACGGACTGTCCAGCAAAGCTATGGAAGCCAACATACCCGACCTGTATCCTGCCATGCTGCAGGGGCTGCAATCCATGGGTATCCGGGTGGGAACCCCCATTATGGCTAAGTATGCCAGAGTTGGACTGATGGACAGCATCGGCGAAGTGATCAAGCCCGATGTTTGTGTCAACCTCATAGGAGAGCGTCCCGGTCTTGGTACGGCAGAAAGCATGAGCGCTTATATCGTTTATAACCCAAGAGCCGGCGTCATCGAAAGCGAGCGGACGGTTCTGAGCAATATTCATAAGGGCGGAACACCGGCGGTTGAAGCCGGCGCTCACATCGCCGCGCTGATTAAAAAGATTTTAGATGCAAAGGCATCTGGCGTAAATCTTGAGCGATAG
- a CDS encoding ethanolamine utilization protein produces the protein MSRESILTSVGIDIGTTTTKLVISYLTLTNVMPGSRIPRIEISSKSLFYASEVRFTPFLDRETIDEEGVRQIISEEYQKAGISPEKIDTGAIIITGESAKKENAEKLVHALAEFSGDFVVATAGPELESIIAGKGSGAEELSRRDRCICANVDIGGGTTNIAYYDNGTCIGNACLEVGGRLIEADLLSHKIKYMAKASRSIAEALPSNSINSESQETQQKGIETILAQMVRSVDEVLFSEEPSEITRVLTVNNDLPRVLPQKIVFSGGVSRYIYQKNVRDWWVHGDVGPLLGEAYKKGRAYNTFEVIPGAETIHATVMGAGIHTVNVSGSTVTVKKDCLPVRNIPVVIPEIRNGHYDWVSPSQRFLDSLHTCVAFGIPVQDQLDFQSIDELTEIIAKQLPQIPSSPKVIVMEQDVAKVIGQGIVKRLGNIDLVCIDGIRAFTGDYIDIGKALAYAEALPVVVKTLIFNHE, from the coding sequence GTGAGCAGGGAAAGCATATTAACAAGTGTAGGAATCGATATCGGAACCACCACTACAAAGCTGGTGATCTCTTATCTGACGCTGACCAATGTCATGCCGGGAAGCAGAATTCCTCGCATCGAGATCAGCAGCAAGAGCTTGTTTTATGCCTCGGAGGTCCGGTTTACCCCATTTCTTGATAGGGAAACCATTGACGAAGAAGGGGTACGGCAGATCATCAGCGAGGAATATCAGAAAGCCGGAATCTCCCCGGAAAAAATAGACACCGGTGCCATCATTATCACGGGAGAATCTGCCAAGAAGGAAAATGCGGAAAAGCTCGTCCATGCGCTGGCAGAGTTTTCGGGAGACTTTGTGGTAGCTACCGCCGGGCCTGAGCTTGAGAGCATCATTGCGGGAAAGGGATCGGGAGCGGAAGAGCTTTCACGCCGTGACAGATGCATTTGTGCCAACGTTGACATCGGCGGCGGGACCACAAATATCGCCTACTATGATAACGGTACTTGTATCGGAAACGCCTGCCTTGAGGTGGGAGGAAGACTCATAGAAGCAGATCTGCTCTCGCATAAAATTAAGTATATGGCAAAAGCTTCCCGCTCCATTGCAGAAGCGCTGCCCAGCAACAGTATCAACAGTGAAAGCCAGGAGACGCAACAAAAAGGAATCGAAACCATATTGGCTCAGATGGTGAGGTCGGTGGATGAAGTACTCTTCTCAGAGGAACCCTCCGAAATTACCAGAGTACTGACGGTCAACAACGACCTTCCCAGAGTGCTGCCTCAGAAGATTGTCTTTTCTGGTGGAGTATCCAGATATATCTATCAGAAAAATGTGAGAGATTGGTGGGTTCACGGTGATGTAGGACCCCTGCTGGGGGAAGCCTACAAAAAGGGAAGGGCGTACAATACCTTTGAAGTCATACCGGGAGCAGAGACCATTCACGCCACTGTCATGGGAGCGGGAATTCACACGGTAAACGTATCGGGCTCAACGGTCACGGTGAAAAAGGATTGCCTGCCGGTCAGAAATATTCCTGTGGTGATTCCGGAGATCAGAAACGGTCATTACGACTGGGTCAGCCCGTCCCAAAGGTTCCTTGATTCTCTTCATACCTGCGTCGCTTTCGGTATTCCCGTACAGGATCAGCTGGATTTCCAAAGCATCGATGAGCTGACGGAAATCATAGCCAAGCAACTGCCCCAAATCCCCAGCAGTCCCAAGGTCATTGTCATGGAACAGGATGTGGCCAAGGTCATCGGTCAGGGAATCGTCAAAAGACTGGGAAATATTGATCTTGTCTGCATTGACGGAATCAGAGCCTTTACCGGGGATTATATCGACATCGGAAAAGCGTTAGCCTATGCAGAAGCCCTTCCGGTTGTCGTTAAAACACTAATTTTCAATCATGAGTAA